A genomic window from Flavobacterium azooxidireducens includes:
- the trpD gene encoding anthranilate phosphoribosyltransferase, which yields MKNILNQLINHKTLTKEEAKNVLINLSSGQYNASQIAAFMTVFMMRSITIEELTGFREALLELCIAIDFSNYETIDLCGTGGDGKDTFNISTLASFVVAGAGIKVAKHGNYGVSSISGSSNVMENLGVKFSNEKDYLEKCLEEANIAILHAPLFHPAMKNVGPIRKELGVKTFFNMLGPMVNPSFPKNQLVGVFSLELARMYAYLYQNTTTNFSILYDLEGFDEVSLTGNVKIISNSSEKILKPEDFNTKSVTLHQIKGGESVEEAAKIFLTILSGNGTQMQNDVVFSNAALAISMMKKISIDESLEIAKENLMNGKALEKLKILQNLSR from the coding sequence ATGAAAAACATTCTCAATCAATTAATCAATCACAAAACGCTGACGAAAGAAGAAGCGAAAAACGTGTTGATTAATCTTTCTTCCGGACAATACAATGCCAGTCAGATAGCAGCATTTATGACCGTTTTTATGATGCGAAGCATTACCATCGAAGAGTTAACCGGTTTTCGGGAAGCATTATTAGAACTTTGCATTGCAATCGATTTTTCAAACTATGAAACCATCGATTTGTGCGGAACCGGCGGCGATGGAAAAGACACATTCAACATTTCTACTTTAGCTTCCTTCGTGGTTGCCGGAGCGGGAATTAAAGTCGCAAAGCACGGAAATTACGGTGTTTCATCCATTTCAGGTTCCAGTAATGTAATGGAAAATTTAGGCGTAAAATTCAGCAACGAAAAAGATTATTTGGAAAAATGTTTAGAGGAAGCCAATATTGCCATTCTTCACGCACCGTTGTTTCATCCGGCGATGAAAAATGTGGGTCCAATTCGAAAAGAATTAGGCGTGAAAACGTTTTTTAATATGCTTGGTCCAATGGTGAATCCGTCTTTTCCAAAAAATCAATTGGTTGGCGTTTTTAGTTTGGAATTAGCTCGAATGTATGCTTATTTGTACCAAAATACTACAACCAATTTTTCTATTTTATATGATTTAGAAGGTTTTGATGAAGTTTCGTTGACCGGAAATGTCAAAATAATTTCAAATTCATCGGAGAAAATTCTAAAACCGGAAGATTTTAATACCAAATCGGTCACTTTGCATCAAATTAAAGGTGGTGAATCAGTTGAAGAAGCAGCGAAGATTTTCCTGACAATTCTATCCGGAAATGGAACTCAAATGCAAAATGATGTGGTTTTTTCGAATGCAGCTTTAGCGATTTCGATGATGAAAAAGATATCAATTGATGAAAGTTTAGAAATCGCTAAAGAAAATTTGATGAACGGAAAAGCTCTCGAAAAATTAAAAATACTTCAAAATCTCAGTCGATAA
- a CDS encoding NAD(P)H-dependent oxidoreductase, producing MSDFISNQKWRYATKKFDASKKISSEDLETLKEAIQLSTSSYGLQPYKVFIIENPELRAKIQPFAWGQSQIVDASQLLVFANITNFGENEIDNYIANMVETRGIPAESVKGYADFMKMKITALPEEQRNTWTSKQTYLALANLMNAAAELKIDVTPMEGFEPENVNEVLGLNALGLNASLLATIGYRHEEDATQHYKKVRKPKNELFINL from the coding sequence ATGAGCGACTTTATTAGTAATCAAAAGTGGCGTTATGCTACTAAAAAATTTGATGCCAGCAAAAAAATCTCTTCAGAAGATTTGGAAACATTAAAAGAGGCAATTCAATTGAGTACTTCTTCTTATGGATTACAACCTTACAAAGTATTTATTATCGAAAATCCTGAGTTAAGAGCTAAGATTCAACCCTTTGCATGGGGACAATCGCAAATTGTTGATGCTTCTCAGTTATTAGTTTTCGCAAATATCACTAACTTTGGTGAGAATGAAATTGATAATTACATTGCCAATATGGTAGAAACAAGAGGAATTCCAGCTGAAAGTGTAAAAGGTTATGCCGATTTTATGAAAATGAAAATCACTGCATTACCAGAAGAACAAAGAAATACATGGACATCAAAACAAACCTACTTAGCGTTAGCCAATTTGATGAATGCCGCAGCAGAGCTAAAAATTGATGTTACACCCATGGAAGGTTTTGAACCGGAAAATGTAAACGAAGTATTAGGTCTAAATGCATTAGGTTTAAATGCTTCATTGCTTGCCACTATTGGTTACCGTCATGAAGAAGATGCAACGCAACATTATAAAAAAGTGCGTAAACCCAAAAACGAATTATTTATCAATTTATAA
- a CDS encoding phosphoribosylanthranilate isomerase — protein MKLKICGMNDQENTISISELQPDFLGFIFWNDSKRYCKNVIENIPNDIEKVGVFVDANYNEIVDKIISHKLNFVQLHGEESPDFCLEMKKTNIKVIKAITIDNNFNFNELKYNINCVDYFLFDTKGDLPGGNGTTFDWEILNQYKEDVPYFLSGGIGLDECPKLEKFLKSEVAKNCYAIDINSQFEDEPGIKNKQKIKEFQEKLNQMR, from the coding sequence ATGAAATTAAAAATTTGTGGAATGAACGATCAGGAAAATACAATTTCTATTAGTGAATTGCAACCTGACTTTTTAGGATTTATTTTTTGGAATGATTCCAAACGCTATTGCAAAAATGTTATCGAAAACATTCCCAATGATATTGAGAAAGTGGGTGTTTTTGTAGATGCTAATTATAATGAAATTGTTGATAAAATCATTTCACACAAACTAAATTTTGTTCAATTACACGGTGAAGAATCACCTGATTTTTGTTTAGAAATGAAGAAAACAAACATTAAAGTAATTAAAGCAATAACAATTGATAATAACTTTAATTTTAATGAATTAAAGTATAATATAAATTGTGTAGATTATTTTCTGTTTGACACCAAAGGAGATCTTCCTGGCGGAAACGGAACAACCTTTGACTGGGAAATTTTAAATCAGTATAAAGAAGATGTTCCCTATTTTTTAAGTGGAGGAATTGGTTTGGATGAATGTCCAAAACTTGAAAAATTTCTTAAATCAGAAGTGGCAAAAAATTGTTATGCTATTGACATTAACAGTCAATTTGAAGATGAACCCGGCATCAAAAACAAACAGAAAATCAAAGAATTTCAAGAAAAATTAAATCAAATGAGATGA
- a CDS encoding YceI family protein has translation MKNLKTIALALIVVAGTFTATAQNKKINVEKSKITWVGKKVTGQHDGTINLSSGTLVFDGKKLKGGSFEVDMTSITVSDLQAGKGKEKLEGHLKADDFFGVDKYPTSTLEFKTIASKGSDIYTITADLTIKGNTLPVTFDLAIGDGTARTAFKVNRTKYGIEYKSSSIFSGIGDAAINDDFELTVSLVY, from the coding sequence ATGAAAAATTTAAAAACAATTGCATTAGCACTTATAGTAGTTGCAGGAACTTTCACCGCAACCGCTCAAAACAAAAAAATTAACGTAGAAAAAAGTAAAATTACTTGGGTTGGGAAAAAAGTAACAGGACAACATGATGGAACAATCAATTTAAGCTCAGGAACCTTAGTTTTTGACGGAAAAAAATTAAAAGGTGGTTCTTTTGAAGTAGATATGACTTCTATAACTGTTTCCGATTTGCAAGCAGGAAAAGGAAAAGAAAAGTTAGAAGGACACTTGAAAGCTGATGATTTCTTTGGTGTAGATAAATATCCTACTTCAACGTTAGAATTCAAAACAATTGCGTCAAAAGGAAGTGATATTTATACCATTACAGCAGATCTAACCATCAAAGGAAATACATTACCTGTAACTTTTGATCTAGCTATTGGAGATGGAACTGCCAGAACAGCTTTTAAAGTGAATAGAACTAAATACGGAATTGAATACAAATCAAGCTCTATCTTTAGCGGAATTGGTGATGCAGCTATTAATGACGATTTTGAATTAACAGTATCGTTAGTTTACTAA
- a CDS encoding tetratricopeptide repeat protein codes for MKSRYIISAFALMLSLGSYAQKDQLKALEKAIKNFEPTTVKNALSAAEGVIGNATDQEKAQFYFLKGNALLELANKNMETSKNLLSAAKSYQELIATEKKIGKSKYSEQATQSLVTVKDKLVAEAIKDSDASRFKDSSQKLYEAYMLSPKDTSYLYYAAGSAVNAKEYDVALTYYDKLKQLNYSGKGMTYYAKSVVSGEEEAFNTKQERDNSVKLKLHTNPRDEKIQSKRGEIYRNYALILVENGEKEKALQAIIDAKKDNPEDTSLALTEANLYLDAKDYASYKRVIEEVLQKSPNDADLYYNLGVISGTSGNAADSEKYYKKAIEINPKYSNAYLNLAILKLDADSKYVEEMNKLGNSAKDNKRYEELKVERENVFKEALPYLEKVVELDSSNVEAKRTLLNVYTSLDMTDKYKALKATMN; via the coding sequence ATGAAAAGTAGATACATCATCTCCGCTTTTGCTTTGATGTTAAGTTTGGGCAGTTATGCTCAGAAAGATCAATTGAAAGCGTTAGAGAAAGCGATTAAAAATTTTGAACCTACAACCGTTAAAAATGCTTTGTCAGCTGCAGAAGGTGTAATTGGCAATGCAACCGATCAGGAAAAAGCTCAGTTTTATTTTTTGAAAGGTAATGCTTTATTAGAATTGGCGAATAAGAATATGGAAACGAGTAAAAACCTTCTTTCTGCAGCCAAGTCTTATCAAGAATTGATTGCAACTGAGAAGAAGATTGGAAAATCGAAATATTCTGAACAGGCAACTCAATCATTAGTAACCGTAAAAGATAAATTGGTTGCAGAGGCAATAAAGGATAGTGATGCTTCGCGATTCAAAGATAGCTCACAGAAATTATATGAAGCTTATATGTTGAGTCCAAAAGATACTTCCTATCTCTATTATGCGGCAGGATCTGCTGTAAATGCTAAAGAATATGATGTTGCCTTAACATATTATGATAAATTAAAGCAATTGAACTATTCCGGAAAAGGAATGACTTATTATGCTAAAAGTGTTGTAAGCGGCGAAGAAGAAGCGTTTAATACTAAACAAGAACGTGATAATTCGGTTAAACTTAAATTGCATACAAATCCAAGAGACGAAAAAATTCAATCTAAAAGAGGAGAGATTTACAGAAATTATGCTCTTATTTTAGTTGAAAATGGAGAGAAAGAAAAAGCATTACAAGCTATAATCGATGCAAAAAAAGATAATCCCGAAGATACTTCGTTAGCATTAACCGAAGCTAATTTATATTTAGATGCAAAAGATTATGCGTCTTATAAAAGAGTGATTGAAGAGGTTTTACAAAAATCTCCTAACGATGCTGATTTATATTATAATTTAGGTGTTATTTCCGGTACTTCTGGTAATGCTGCTGATTCAGAAAAATATTATAAAAAAGCAATTGAAATAAACCCAAAATATTCTAATGCTTATTTGAATTTAGCAATCTTAAAATTAGATGCTGATAGCAAATACGTTGAAGAAATGAATAAACTAGGTAATAGTGCCAAAGATAATAAGCGTTATGAAGAGTTAAAAGTGGAACGTGAAAATGTATTTAAAGAAGCTTTACCATATTTAGAAAAAGTGGTTGAACTAGATTCTTCTAACGTAGAAGCTAAAAGAACACTTTTAAATGTTTATACTTCTTTGGATATGACAGATAAGTATAAAGCTTTAAAGGCAACTATGAACTAA
- the trpA gene encoding tryptophan synthase subunit alpha, whose translation MNRINSKLQEDKKILSIYFTAGYPNLDDTTKIISELEKSGVDIIEIGLPFSDPLADGPTIQASSTQALKNGMTTELLFEQLTNIRKSVQIPLIIMGYFNPIMQFGVENFCQKCQEVGIDGLIIPDLPMEIYESDYKELFEKYDLKNIFLITPQTSDERILKIDNISDSFIYMVSSSSVTGNQVGFNEIQEHYFERIDSMKLKNPQLIGFGISDKKTFQQATKHQKGAIIGSGFINYINKNTISTISKYINNLL comes from the coding sequence ATGAATCGAATAAATTCAAAACTTCAAGAAGACAAAAAAATCTTATCCATCTATTTTACAGCGGGTTACCCAAATTTGGATGATACCACCAAAATCATATCAGAATTAGAAAAAAGCGGAGTCGATATTATTGAAATCGGCTTGCCTTTCAGTGATCCGTTAGCAGATGGTCCAACAATTCAAGCGAGTTCAACACAAGCTTTAAAAAACGGAATGACAACTGAATTACTGTTTGAACAATTGACAAATATTCGCAAAAGCGTTCAAATTCCACTAATTATTATGGGATATTTTAATCCGATTATGCAATTTGGTGTGGAGAATTTCTGTCAAAAGTGTCAAGAAGTTGGAATTGACGGATTGATTATTCCAGATTTACCAATGGAAATCTATGAATCAGACTATAAAGAATTATTTGAAAAATACGATTTAAAGAATATATTTTTAATCACACCGCAAACTTCAGATGAGCGAATTCTGAAAATTGACAACATTTCAGACAGTTTTATTTACATGGTTAGCTCATCAAGTGTAACCGGAAATCAAGTTGGATTCAACGAAATTCAAGAACATTATTTTGAACGAATTGATTCGATGAAATTAAAAAATCCACAATTAATTGGCTTCGGAATTTCAGATAAAAAGACTTTTCAACAAGCAACGAAACATCAAAAAGGAGCAATTATTGGAAGTGGTTTTATCAATTATATTAATAAAAATACAATCTCAACTATTTCAAAATACATCAATAATTTACTTTAA
- a CDS encoding anthranilate synthase component II codes for MKKIIIIDNYDSFTYNLVHYLEDLNAEVTVFRNDEFELNELEKFDKILLSPGPGIPEEAGLLLDVIKKYASTKSILGICLGQQAIGEVFGGSLINLEKVYHGVASKVKITKEDSLFNNLPTEFEVGRYHSWVINPDDFPEDLEITSVDENGEIMSIRHKTLDVKGVQYHPESILTPNGKKILENWLES; via the coding sequence ATGAAAAAAATTATCATTATCGACAACTACGATAGTTTTACCTACAATTTGGTTCACTATTTAGAGGATTTGAATGCTGAAGTTACTGTTTTTAGAAACGATGAATTCGAGTTGAACGAATTAGAAAAATTTGACAAAATTCTACTTTCGCCTGGCCCAGGAATTCCCGAAGAAGCGGGTTTGTTGCTGGATGTTATCAAAAAATATGCTTCAACCAAAAGCATACTCGGAATTTGTTTGGGTCAGCAAGCCATTGGCGAAGTTTTCGGCGGAAGCCTAATCAACTTAGAAAAAGTCTATCACGGAGTAGCTTCCAAAGTAAAAATCACCAAAGAAGATTCTCTTTTCAATAATTTGCCAACTGAATTTGAAGTCGGTCGCTACCATTCTTGGGTCATCAATCCTGATGATTTTCCGGAAGATTTAGAAATCACTTCCGTGGATGAAAACGGCGAAATTATGTCCATTCGACACAAAACATTGGATGTAAAAGGCGTTCAATACCATCCGGAAAGCATTTTAACGCCTAATGGGAAGAAGATTTTGGAAAATTGGCTGGAGAGTTAG
- the trpC gene encoding indole-3-glycerol phosphate synthase TrpC, whose protein sequence is MNILDQIIASKKREVALKKSMIPIKQLEQSVLFERKTSSLVRHLLNSSSGIIAEHKRRSPSKSVINQSNSVEEIVTSYENGGASGISILTDNQYFGGSLDDLILARATTHLPLLRKDFMVDEFQVIEAKAFGADVILLIAAVLTRDEIKKLSALAKSLHLEVLLEIHNHEELQKSILPSLDLIGVNNRNLKTFEVNLNYSKQLAEHIPSEFIKISESGIDSAEAVSELQQYGFKGFLMGEYFMKSENPENEMKEFIKKLTL, encoded by the coding sequence ATGAACATTTTAGATCAAATAATTGCTTCAAAAAAACGAGAAGTGGCGTTGAAAAAATCAATGATTCCAATAAAACAATTGGAACAATCGGTTTTGTTTGAACGAAAAACGAGTTCTTTAGTACGTCATTTATTGAATAGTTCAAGTGGAATAATTGCTGAACATAAACGCCGATCGCCCTCCAAATCAGTCATCAACCAATCTAATTCGGTAGAAGAAATTGTAACAAGTTATGAAAATGGTGGTGCATCCGGAATTTCTATTCTAACTGATAATCAGTATTTTGGTGGTTCATTGGACGATTTAATTTTAGCAAGAGCAACAACCCATTTACCGCTTTTGCGAAAGGATTTTATGGTAGATGAATTCCAAGTAATTGAAGCTAAAGCGTTTGGAGCTGATGTAATTTTATTAATTGCTGCGGTTTTAACGAGAGATGAAATAAAAAAATTATCAGCGTTGGCAAAATCACTTCATTTGGAAGTTTTATTAGAAATTCATAACCATGAAGAACTTCAAAAATCAATACTACCAAGTTTAGATTTGATTGGTGTAAACAACCGAAATTTAAAAACATTTGAAGTAAATTTGAACTACAGCAAACAATTAGCCGAACACATACCGTCAGAGTTTATCAAAATTTCCGAGAGCGGAATTGATTCTGCCGAAGCTGTTTCAGAATTACAACAATATGGATTTAAAGGATTTTTAATGGGCGAATACTTTATGAAAAGTGAAAATCCTGAAAATGAAATGAAAGAATTTATCAAAAAACTAACACTATGA
- the trpB gene encoding tryptophan synthase subunit beta, translating into MNYQVDEKGFYGEFGGAFIPEMLYPNIEELRLNYLKITAEPSFKKEFMELMVDYVGRPTPLYFAKRLSERYNTKIYLKREDLCHTGAHKINNTIGQILIAKRLGKTRIIAETGAGQHGVATATVCALMGLECVIYMGEIDIKRQAPNVARMKMLGAEVRPATSGSKTLKDATNEAIRDWINNPENTYYIIGSVVGPHPYPDMVARFQAVISEEIKAQLEEKEGTEFPDYVIACVGGGSNAAGAFYHFLEDENVKLIAVEAAGKGVDSGESAATSILGKIGIIHGSKTLLMQSNDGQITEPYSISAGLDYPGVGPLHSHLHQTKRAEFIAITDDEAMQSGWKLSQTEGIIPAIETAHAFAVLNKKQFEPNNIVVINLSGRGDKDLSTYIDYFNLR; encoded by the coding sequence ATGAATTATCAAGTAGATGAAAAAGGATTTTATGGCGAATTCGGTGGAGCGTTCATTCCAGAGATGTTATACCCGAACATTGAAGAACTTCGATTAAACTACTTAAAAATCACAGCAGAACCAAGCTTTAAAAAAGAGTTTATGGAATTGATGGTGGATTATGTCGGTCGACCTACTCCACTCTATTTTGCGAAGAGATTATCTGAAAGATACAATACCAAAATATATCTGAAACGAGAAGATTTATGCCATACCGGAGCTCATAAAATAAACAACACCATTGGTCAAATACTGATTGCCAAACGATTAGGCAAAACCAGAATCATTGCCGAAACCGGAGCAGGTCAACACGGCGTTGCCACCGCAACCGTTTGTGCGTTAATGGGTTTGGAATGCGTGATTTATATGGGCGAAATCGATATCAAACGTCAAGCTCCTAATGTAGCTAGAATGAAAATGCTTGGTGCAGAAGTTCGTCCCGCAACCTCAGGTTCCAAAACCTTAAAAGATGCTACCAATGAAGCTATTCGCGATTGGATTAACAATCCAGAAAACACCTACTACATCATCGGTTCTGTGGTTGGACCTCATCCTTATCCGGATATGGTAGCTCGTTTTCAAGCCGTAATTTCTGAGGAAATTAAAGCTCAATTGGAGGAAAAAGAAGGAACAGAATTTCCCGATTACGTGATTGCGTGCGTAGGTGGTGGAAGCAATGCAGCCGGTGCTTTTTATCATTTTTTGGAAGATGAAAACGTCAAACTAATTGCGGTAGAAGCTGCCGGAAAAGGTGTTGATTCCGGTGAAAGTGCTGCGACATCTATTTTAGGAAAAATTGGTATCATTCATGGTAGCAAAACACTTTTGATGCAATCGAACGATGGACAAATCACGGAACCTTACTCAATTTCCGCAGGTTTGGATTATCCGGGCGTTGGTCCGCTACATTCCCATCTGCATCAAACAAAACGAGCCGAATTTATTGCGATAACCGATGATGAAGCAATGCAGTCCGGCTGGAAATTATCACAAACAGAAGGTATTATTCCGGCGATTGAAACCGCTCACGCCTTTGCCGTTTTAAACAAAAAACAATTTGAACCCAATAATATAGTTGTGATTAATCTTTCCGGTCGCGGTGATAAAGATTTGAGCACCTATATTGATTATTTTAATTTACGCTAG
- a CDS encoding anthranilate synthase component I family protein, with translation MKQYKLNTTYKSVLADTITPVSVYLKIRDKFPNSILLESSDYHASDNSFSYICCNPIASFKVENNVITTHFPDGSSENHPIKNETSITNEISNFMQKFSVNGPNLKFAYNGLFGFTSYEAIRYFEKIEISKKDDSIVIPEMYYGIYQNVIAINHFNNEAYLFCHSIADFSNIDEMEQLLQVKNFASFSFSKVGKTVSNLTDENFKEQVTLAKKHCHRGDVFQLVLSRRFSQEFKGDEFNVYRALRNINPSPYLFYFDYGDFKLFGSSPEAHLIVKNGEAEIHPIAGTFKRTGNDENDAIQAKKLAEDVKENSEHVMLVDLARNDLSRNCNQVKIEKYKEIQFFSHVIHLVSKVVGKLKPEAKTMDLVASTFPAGTLTGAPKHKAMQLIEKIENTNRSFYGGAIGFMDFNGNFNHAILIRTFLSKNHQLHYQAGAGIVESSSEESEMQEVYNKLNALNKALEMAEKI, from the coding sequence ATGAAACAATACAAATTAAATACTACGTATAAATCAGTTTTGGCCGACACGATCACGCCGGTGAGCGTTTATTTGAAAATTCGAGATAAATTTCCCAACAGTATTTTGTTGGAGAGTTCCGATTATCACGCCAGCGACAATAGTTTTTCGTATATCTGTTGCAATCCAATTGCGAGTTTTAAGGTTGAAAATAATGTAATTACAACTCATTTTCCGGATGGAAGTTCTGAAAATCATCCTATAAAAAATGAAACTTCAATTACGAATGAAATTTCAAACTTTATGCAAAAATTTTCAGTAAATGGTCCGAATTTAAAATTTGCCTACAACGGATTATTCGGATTTACAAGCTATGAAGCCATCAGATATTTTGAGAAAATTGAAATTTCAAAAAAGGATGATTCTATTGTAATTCCTGAAATGTATTATGGAATTTACCAAAACGTCATCGCCATCAATCATTTTAATAATGAAGCGTATCTTTTTTGCCACAGCATTGCAGACTTTTCAAATATTGATGAAATGGAGCAATTGCTTCAAGTGAAAAATTTTGCCTCTTTTTCGTTTTCAAAAGTGGGAAAAACGGTTTCCAATTTAACTGATGAAAATTTTAAAGAACAAGTTACTTTAGCCAAAAAACACTGTCATCGTGGTGATGTTTTTCAATTGGTTTTATCCCGAAGATTTTCGCAAGAATTCAAAGGCGATGAATTTAATGTGTATCGTGCTCTTCGAAACATCAACCCTTCACCCTATTTATTCTATTTTGATTATGGTGATTTTAAACTATTTGGATCATCGCCCGAAGCTCATTTGATCGTAAAAAACGGTGAAGCTGAAATTCATCCCATCGCCGGAACTTTCAAACGAACCGGAAATGATGAAAACGATGCTATCCAAGCCAAAAAATTAGCCGAAGATGTCAAAGAAAACAGCGAACACGTCATGCTTGTCGATTTAGCCCGAAACGATTTAAGCAGAAATTGCAATCAAGTGAAAATTGAGAAATACAAAGAAATTCAGTTCTTTTCGCACGTCATTCACTTGGTTTCAAAAGTTGTTGGGAAACTAAAACCAGAAGCTAAAACAATGGATTTAGTGGCTTCCACGTTTCCTGCAGGAACATTAACCGGAGCTCCAAAACACAAAGCGATGCAGTTGATCGAAAAAATCGAAAACACCAACCGAAGTTTTTACGGTGGAGCCATTGGTTTTATGGATTTTAATGGTAACTTCAATCACGCAATACTGATTCGTACGTTCTTGAGTAAAAACCATCAATTGCACTACCAAGCCGGAGCCGGAATTGTTGAAAGTTCCTCCGAAGAAAGCGAAATGCAAGAAGTCTACAACAAATTAAATGCGTTAAACAAAGCCTTAGAAATGGCAGAAAAAATATAA